The Halorubrum sp. BV1 sequence TACCTCCTGAAGGTCGCGATCGCCCTCCTCGATACGCCGATAGTCTACCTCGTCGTCGGGTTCGTCAGCGAGTGACCGGCGCTCGACGACGCAATCGGACGGCGGCCGCCGGCGCAAGAGACTTATCGGCCGCACCCGTGTGAGATATACACATGGACCTCCGCGTGCAGGGAGACGTCCCTCCCGATCCGTTCCTCGGTGCCGCAGACCTGTTCGAGACCGAGTGCTCGCTCGCCGATCCCGTCCAAGTGAAGGTGCGGGAAGACCCCGACGAGCGGACGTGGGCCGGTCACTACGACGGCTACCACGTCTTGAACGTCTCGAAGCGCGCCGCCACGAGCGCGATGGCCCGCGAGCTGGCGGTCCACGAACTCTCGCACATGGCCCGCTACGAGGAGGGCCACGCCTCGCACGTCCAGTCGACGGAGGAGGCGCTGTACCTGGGTCTCTCCGGCGAGCGCGTCGAGCGTCGAAAGCTCGCGCATTGCTACCAGATCGCAAACCACATGAAAGACATCTACGCCGACGACATCACGCTCTCGGTCGCGCCCGCCGACAAACTCTTGGGCTTCCTCGAATCGACCCTCGCGGCCGCCGTCGCCGACAGGCCGACCGCCTCGCGTGACGGCTCGCCGCCCGTAACGGCCGGAGCGGACCCGGAGATCACCGCCGTCAACGCCGCCTTCGCGCTCGCGTTAGTCGAGCGCCACGACATCGCCGGCCCGGGTCACCGGATCTACGACCTCGCGCGGGCCGCCGGCAGCGACACCGACGCGGTCGACGTCGACGCGTTCAAAGAGCGGTTCCTCGCGCTCGGTCCCGACCCCTCCGAGAGCGACTACCGGAAGGCCCTCGTCGACGCCGC is a genomic window containing:
- a CDS encoding DUF5781 family protein translates to MDLRVQGDVPPDPFLGAADLFETECSLADPVQVKVREDPDERTWAGHYDGYHVLNVSKRAATSAMARELAVHELSHMARYEEGHASHVQSTEEALYLGLSGERVERRKLAHCYQIANHMKDIYADDITLSVAPADKLLGFLESTLAAAVADRPTASRDGSPPVTAGADPEITAVNAAFALALVERHDIAGPGHRIYDLARAAGSDTDAVDVDAFKERFLALGPDPSESDYRKALVDAARAYAI